In Candidatus Hydrogenedentota bacterium, a single window of DNA contains:
- a CDS encoding SGNH/GDSL hydrolase family protein — MKIRSSALIISAAIVLLAACPLGYAQTDEVGNVHTVLLTEGRDRLDNAHIVFTQEKKGRVAFIGGSITASPGWRDLTCEMLKQRFPETEFDFINAGVGGTNSTLGAMHLENDVFSKGRVDLLFVEFAVNDGDSPSRGSRLDRAMEGIVRHARTINPNIDIVIQYFMQQGMQEAVNQGKFPSSVEYHERVAEHYRIPAINMTAVVTKMLNEKSLAWDEFSRDSCHPTETGHKLYAEQIHQLFDVMWDAPLPVDARVASHPIPQPLDMQNYEHGRFVEVNEAKILNGWELVKGWETQKTCNYSGAVDVLTATEPGAELELTFEGTLVGINAIAGMDAGTLEYAIDDGPVNSQDLFDHYCEQFHRPVCHVLAEDLPPGKHILRLKMAVKANEKSEGHAARIRCFVVN, encoded by the coding sequence ATGAAGATTCGCTCCAGTGCTTTGATCATTTCTGCCGCTATTGTGCTTCTGGCGGCTTGCCCATTGGGCTACGCACAAACCGATGAAGTCGGCAATGTACACACTGTCTTGCTTACGGAAGGCCGTGACCGGCTCGACAACGCCCACATCGTGTTTACGCAGGAGAAAAAAGGGCGGGTGGCATTCATTGGCGGATCCATCACAGCATCGCCTGGATGGCGCGACCTCACCTGCGAAATGCTCAAACAACGTTTCCCAGAAACTGAATTCGATTTCATCAACGCGGGTGTCGGAGGAACGAATTCCACGTTGGGAGCCATGCACCTAGAGAACGACGTGTTTTCGAAAGGACGCGTTGACCTTCTGTTTGTCGAGTTCGCGGTAAATGATGGCGACTCTCCATCCCGTGGCAGCCGGCTTGATCGCGCCATGGAGGGCATCGTACGGCACGCGCGCACTATCAATCCTAACATTGACATTGTCATTCAGTACTTCATGCAGCAGGGCATGCAGGAGGCGGTGAACCAAGGCAAGTTCCCCTCTTCTGTGGAATACCACGAGCGCGTTGCCGAGCACTACCGAATACCCGCGATCAACATGACCGCGGTGGTTACGAAGATGCTGAACGAGAAGAGCCTTGCCTGGGATGAATTCTCACGAGACTCCTGCCATCCTACCGAGACCGGGCACAAGTTATACGCGGAGCAAATCCATCAACTTTTCGATGTCATGTGGGATGCTCCGTTGCCTGTTGACGCAAGAGTTGCTTCGCACCCTATTCCCCAACCCTTGGACATGCAAAACTATGAGCATGGACGATTTGTCGAGGTGAACGAGGCGAAGATTTTGAATGGCTGGGAATTGGTCAAGGGTTGGGAAACGCAGAAGACCTGCAACTACAGCGGAGCAGTCGACGTTCTAACTGCCACCGAACCGGGCGCAGAGCTTGAACTGACCTTTGAGGGCACTCTGGTGGGAATCAACGCGATCGCCGGTATGGACGCAGGGACTCTTGAGTATGCCATCGATGACGGACCAGTGAATTCGCAGGATCTGTTTGACCACTATTGCGAGCAGTTTCACCGGCCCGTCTGCCACGTGTTGGCCGAGGATTTGCCTCCGGGAAAGCACATACTGCGTTTGAAGATGGCGGTGAAGGCCAACGAAAAGAGCGAAGGACACGCGGCACGGATACGCTGCTTTGTAGTGAATTGA
- a CDS encoding anaerobic sulfatase-maturation protein: MSAESRRVSSAFHVMTKPTGPICNLDCTYCFYLEKEKLYPNDSGWAMSDDTLESYIQQYIEAQDVPEIQFAWQGGEPTILGVGFFERAVELQKRYANGKRINNAFQTNGILLDDRWGEFLAQNGFLVGISIDGPQELHDAYRRDKGGRGTFDKVLRGIDTLKKHRVEFNTLTCVNRKNSYHPLEVYRFLKSVGSGFIQFIPIVERIAEVTDEDQLVLVSPDYPDKATVSRWSVEPLQYGKFLSAVFDEWVRNDVGETFVQIFDVALEAWVGYDPSLCVFAERCGTAMALEHNGDLYSCDHFVYPENRLGNIMEQGIRALVDSEQQKQFGNDKADALPQYCRSCDVRFVCHGECPKHRFIKTPDGESGLNYLCAGYKHFFTHIAPYMQFMANELRMSRPPANVRRFAAQRDLQMSGKQGAGPNDPCPCGSGRKFKKCCGGAR, from the coding sequence ATGTCTGCAGAGTCCAGAAGGGTCTCATCCGCATTCCACGTGATGACCAAGCCTACGGGACCGATCTGTAATCTCGATTGCACATACTGCTTCTATCTCGAAAAGGAGAAGCTCTATCCCAATGATTCGGGATGGGCAATGTCCGACGATACGCTCGAATCATATATCCAGCAGTACATTGAAGCTCAGGATGTCCCCGAAATTCAGTTTGCGTGGCAGGGTGGTGAACCGACCATCCTGGGAGTTGGTTTCTTCGAGCGCGCCGTCGAGTTGCAGAAACGATATGCAAACGGTAAACGAATCAATAATGCCTTCCAGACCAATGGCATCTTGCTCGATGATCGCTGGGGGGAGTTTCTCGCACAGAACGGTTTCCTTGTGGGTATTTCCATTGATGGTCCGCAGGAATTGCACGATGCGTATCGGCGCGACAAAGGTGGACGCGGGACATTCGACAAAGTGCTGCGCGGAATTGACACGCTCAAGAAGCATCGAGTCGAATTCAATACCCTCACGTGTGTGAACCGCAAGAACTCGTATCATCCGCTCGAAGTCTACCGATTCTTAAAAAGTGTCGGCAGCGGTTTCATACAGTTCATTCCGATTGTGGAACGCATCGCAGAAGTTACCGACGAGGATCAACTCGTTCTTGTATCGCCCGATTACCCTGACAAGGCCACGGTCTCTCGATGGTCGGTAGAGCCCCTGCAATACGGCAAGTTCCTGTCCGCTGTCTTTGACGAATGGGTCCGCAACGACGTAGGTGAAACGTTCGTGCAAATCTTCGACGTGGCCCTGGAGGCATGGGTGGGCTATGACCCAAGCCTATGTGTGTTCGCCGAACGGTGCGGCACGGCTATGGCATTGGAACACAACGGCGACCTCTACTCTTGCGATCACTTTGTCTACCCCGAAAACCGCCTTGGGAACATCATGGAGCAAGGTATTCGCGCGTTGGTTGACTCCGAACAACAGAAGCAGTTCGGTAACGACAAGGCCGACGCCCTTCCGCAATACTGCCGTTCCTGCGACGTGCGGTTTGTGTGTCACGGCGAGTGCCCAAAACACCGGTTCATCAAGACCCCCGACGGTGAGTCTGGGCTGAACTATCTGTGCGCCGGCTACAAGCACTTCTTCACGCACATCGCGCCCTATATGCAATTCATGGCAAACGAACTTCGGATGAGCCGTCCTCCGGCTAACGTTCGCCGATTCGCCGCACAGCGCGATCTGCAAATGTCGGGCAAGCAAGGCGCGGGACCAAACGATCCTTGTCCGTGTGGCAGCGGACGTAAATTCAAAAAGTGCTGCGGAGGCGCCCGCTAG
- a CDS encoding thiol-disulfide oxidoreductase DCC family protein: MNKDRPQIVVLFDGVCVLCNRTADFILRHDRDGAIKLGALQSPAGQERLRRAGLPTDYVESLVVIDGERVLTKSSAAIRIARELGFPWHLASALRCVPVFIRDAIYDWIAKNRYRWFGKRESCRLPTDSERDRFLS; this comes from the coding sequence ATGAACAAGGATCGACCGCAGATCGTCGTCCTCTTCGACGGAGTGTGCGTGCTCTGCAATCGGACGGCCGATTTCATTCTCCGTCACGATCGAGACGGAGCGATTAAACTCGGAGCTCTGCAATCGCCTGCTGGGCAAGAGCGCCTGAGGCGCGCGGGACTTCCGACAGACTATGTAGAGTCTCTGGTAGTCATCGATGGCGAACGCGTGCTCACGAAGTCCTCGGCAGCAATCCGTATTGCACGCGAACTGGGATTTCCGTGGCACTTGGCATCTGCGCTGAGATGCGTTCCTGTATTCATTCGTGACGCCATTTACGATTGGATAGCCAAGAATCGATACCGCTGGTTCGGCAAACGCGAATCGTGCCGTTTGCCAACTGATTCCGAGCGGGACCGATTCTTGTCGTAG
- a CDS encoding alpha-L-rhamnosidase N-terminal domain-containing protein, whose protein sequence is MKRICSFWLITMLLASYAPAGEPTSSSAAMTLQNSMVWLDSAPAGKQVWVAFRKTFPLDSTPSTAVLRLFADTRYILWVNGQYVDRGPCRFDPLAPEYDELDVTSKLVAGTNSIVVLVQHIHDGKPKETPEGFYGRAMRHVPGLSAQLLATDAQGKRTEVLTDTTWRVSADTQFLPGRIDWAGAMDDVDARKATADWTLTSFDDSSWKLASPVDGKQWGNLHPRHIPLLREAKLSNLTVLECGESKERKLVANSLPMDLKAGERTVVDANQFVQAYSILGFEAEEGARLEIEYAQTYFTSGNNPANSNGHVNTYIARGGRQAYMSTDTYGFKYLVVRVTSGSVQLQNVEIVNRLYPFDVAGQFASSDPLLDKLWQIGVNTVLACSEDSYVDCATRERVEWLGDAAVDEYPITRSVFSGPGVNGPRYADPRLIHNALWHIAISQQPDGRVKAHHPSDRWDIHGYIEDYSCLWIHSIREYYDSTNGLEYPDEGLAFVRQVWPYVTKQLQWFLDHRTERGLVKAREFVFPGNPLCYKVCEGASLNAYIFGALNDAAYLADALGDVEKRDSYKSAADSIRNALTAQLWNPEIGAYFGSIADDGSKTPPTVHAAIIALYFDAVPAESRARLEQWLFENESKESVSSYVHVFLFEDLYRMNNDKADQLVLDLIRTRWKAMSESETGTGWENFGPGEYCHNMGSAPTLFLSRYVLGVRVDGPIKNRHIVIEPRLGDLTEAKGVVVTEFGPVPVMWKRDKESGSLHFEVSIPKNTTASLSLPVASGDEQLILNGGAPPASEISRKGRRLAVTLTGGDYKGTLTPQK, encoded by the coding sequence ATGAAGCGAATCTGTTCATTTTGGCTAATCACAATGCTGCTGGCGTCCTATGCGCCGGCAGGCGAACCCACGTCTTCGAGTGCCGCAATGACGCTGCAAAACTCGATGGTCTGGCTGGACTCCGCTCCGGCTGGAAAACAGGTTTGGGTCGCGTTCCGCAAGACGTTTCCCTTGGATTCAACGCCTTCGACTGCGGTTCTCCGCCTCTTCGCCGACACCCGGTACATCCTCTGGGTGAATGGTCAATATGTTGACCGCGGGCCATGTCGATTCGATCCGCTCGCTCCGGAATACGATGAACTCGATGTCACCTCGAAACTCGTTGCGGGAACCAACTCGATCGTTGTCTTGGTACAACACATCCATGACGGGAAACCCAAAGAGACGCCCGAGGGTTTCTACGGCCGTGCCATGCGACATGTTCCGGGGCTTAGCGCCCAGCTTCTCGCGACGGACGCTCAAGGAAAGCGGACAGAAGTGCTGACCGACACAACCTGGCGCGTGAGCGCGGACACGCAGTTCTTACCCGGTCGTATCGACTGGGCTGGCGCCATGGACGATGTGGATGCGCGGAAGGCGACTGCGGATTGGACTTTAACATCGTTTGATGATTCTTCGTGGAAACTCGCATCGCCGGTTGATGGGAAGCAGTGGGGAAATCTCCACCCAAGGCACATCCCGCTGCTGCGTGAGGCCAAGCTCAGTAACCTGACTGTGCTTGAGTGCGGCGAATCCAAAGAGCGTAAACTCGTTGCCAATTCGCTGCCGATGGATTTGAAGGCGGGCGAACGTACTGTTGTCGATGCAAACCAGTTTGTGCAGGCCTATTCCATCCTCGGTTTTGAGGCGGAGGAGGGAGCGCGCTTAGAGATTGAATACGCTCAGACCTACTTTACCTCTGGCAACAATCCTGCCAATTCGAATGGACACGTGAATACCTACATTGCCCGTGGCGGACGCCAGGCCTATATGAGCACGGATACCTACGGTTTCAAGTACCTCGTCGTGCGAGTGACTTCGGGAAGTGTACAGTTGCAGAACGTAGAGATTGTTAACCGCCTGTATCCGTTCGATGTCGCCGGACAGTTCGCGTCCAGCGATCCTTTGCTCGACAAGCTCTGGCAAATTGGCGTGAACACGGTTCTCGCCTGCAGTGAGGACAGCTACGTGGATTGCGCGACTCGCGAACGCGTCGAATGGCTGGGCGATGCCGCTGTCGATGAGTACCCCATTACGCGGTCAGTATTCTCAGGACCCGGCGTGAATGGTCCTCGCTACGCCGATCCGCGCCTCATTCACAACGCCCTCTGGCACATCGCAATCAGCCAACAACCCGACGGCCGCGTGAAGGCCCACCATCCTTCCGATCGGTGGGACATTCACGGATACATCGAAGACTATTCGTGCCTTTGGATTCACTCGATTCGCGAGTACTACGACAGCACCAACGGTTTGGAGTACCCCGACGAGGGACTTGCGTTTGTACGGCAAGTGTGGCCCTACGTGACAAAGCAATTGCAGTGGTTCTTGGACCATCGCACCGAACGCGGCCTCGTCAAGGCGCGGGAGTTTGTCTTTCCTGGAAACCCGCTTTGCTACAAGGTCTGCGAAGGCGCGTCTCTGAATGCTTACATCTTTGGCGCGTTGAATGACGCGGCCTACTTGGCGGACGCCCTGGGCGACGTAGAGAAACGGGATTCGTACAAGTCCGCTGCGGACTCGATCCGGAATGCACTCACCGCACAACTGTGGAATCCGGAAATCGGTGCGTATTTCGGGAGTATTGCGGATGATGGCTCCAAGACTCCGCCGACCGTGCACGCCGCAATCATTGCCTTGTATTTCGACGCGGTGCCCGCGGAATCGCGTGCGCGTCTGGAGCAGTGGCTTTTCGAGAACGAATCAAAAGAATCGGTCAGTTCGTATGTGCACGTGTTCCTATTCGAAGACCTCTATCGCATGAACAACGACAAGGCAGACCAGTTGGTGCTTGACCTGATTCGCACGCGTTGGAAAGCCATGAGCGAAAGCGAGACGGGTACGGGTTGGGAGAACTTTGGCCCCGGCGAGTACTGTCACAACATGGGCTCTGCGCCTACACTGTTCCTCAGTCGCTATGTGCTCGGCGTGCGTGTGGATGGTCCCATCAAGAACCGCCACATCGTGATCGAGCCTCGCCTGGGTGACTTGACGGAAGCCAAAGGTGTCGTGGTTACTGAATTTGGACCCGTGCCGGTGATGTGGAAACGCGACAAGGAGAGTGGCTCGCTGCACTTTGAGGTTTCGATCCCCAAGAACACGACAGCTTCACTTTCGTTGCCAGTCGCTTCCGGCGACGAACAACTTATTCTGAATGGCGGGGCACCGCCCGCCTCCGAAATCTCTCGTAAAGGCCGTCGGCTCGCCGTCACCCTTACTGGAGGAGACTACAAGGGAACGCTGACTCCGCAGAAATAG
- a CDS encoding CinA family protein, with protein MPESLLEKQIGDRLTRRKETVASAESCSGGLIAHRITNVAGSSAYFQGGVVTYSNQAKCDLLGVKKDSILAEGAVSDTVARQMAEGARARFLADWGVGVTGIAGPTGGTPEKPVGLVYVAVSGKAGTTVQRCMFNGNREEIKSQTANTALQMILEQLA; from the coding sequence ATGCCCGAATCGTTGCTTGAAAAACAGATTGGCGACCGTTTGACTCGCCGCAAGGAGACTGTCGCGTCGGCAGAATCCTGCTCCGGTGGCCTCATTGCCCACCGCATCACGAATGTGGCGGGGTCCTCCGCGTATTTTCAGGGCGGAGTCGTGACATACAGCAATCAAGCGAAGTGCGACCTTCTTGGCGTGAAGAAAGACTCAATTTTGGCAGAAGGCGCGGTCAGTGACACGGTGGCACGGCAGATGGCGGAGGGGGCGCGCGCGCGATTCTTGGCGGATTGGGGCGTGGGGGTAACCGGAATTGCCGGGCCCACCGGTGGCACGCCGGAAAAACCCGTTGGATTGGTCTACGTGGCCGTCTCCGGCAAAGCTGGAACAACCGTGCAACGTTGCATGTTCAACGGTAACAGGGAAGAGATTAAATCGCAGACCGCCAATACGGCGTTACAGATGATATTGGAGCAGTTGGCATGA
- a CDS encoding DNA polymerase III subunit alpha: MSAGFVHLHVHSEYSVLDGASKVYELMERCKEYGMRACALTDHGAMFGALDFYTAAKKANVKPIIGCELYVARGSRFDKTGRSAGASNNHFLLLCENEVGYHNLCRLSSLGFLEGFHYKPRVDLELLARYKEGLIASSACLAGEIPQALLAGDMDAANEAIRKYVAVYGRDNFLIELMDHGLPEQKKVNPLLAELAEHHGLMVIATNDSHYTDKRDSEPHDALLAIQTGSTLDKPDRFRFETPEFYFCSPDEMRERFKEYPKAIENTELVAARCNVELKLHSHLIPHFDPPEGFTRETYLRELVKLGLEDRYDGAPSPDHVARADYELSVIEQMGFVDYFLVVWDLINFARSKGIPVGPGRGSGAGSLVAFALKITNIDPIRYGLLFERFLNPERVSMPDFDLDFCYNRRGEVIEYARAKYGEDNVCQIITFGRMKARQAIRNVGRVMGMPYGDVDRIAKLIPDDPAAKVTLEKSLNAEPELQRLVKEDAQVKRLWELATRLEGTVGNVGTHAAGVVICDQPLTDHVPLFKAADSDTVATQFEMKGVEEVGLLKMDFLGLRTLTVVHDAVKFVKQNRAIDIDIDNLEPNDKKTYALLRSGKTMGVFQLESSGMRDLAKRIGLQSLEEVCALIALYRPGPMQLKDQYIDSKHHPDKVQYDHPVLESILKETYGVALYQEQVMQIVQAAAKFTLGQADILRRAMGKKKADLMAEQRDKFVEGCKGNNISEELADMLFGKIEQFAGYGFNKSHSMAYAFVAYQTAFLKANYPVEFMAALLTSEAGNLDKVGIYVEECRRLGIEVLPPDVNSSYAGFTVEGDRIRFGMGAIKNVGEGHVEAIVKERESEGPYRDIFDLCRRVDSRVINRRVLESLNKAGAFASTQWNRRQVEMVLDSAISEGQLSQKEREAGQTSLLDLMGGGTSETQMHQKPDMPEWAESELLAFEKEMLGLYVSSHPLARYAKTLDRYSSHSLAQLQDLRDGTEVVVGGMISIIKNHVTARGGKKMAFITLETLEGPCEVTIFPDLYETKAGLIVADMPLLIPARVSFRNDEAGLIASDVVPMEEAEEKLTTATHIRLTTIGLDDDTLTKLANVLGARPGKCDVYLHCVTPEHDDVTIHATSACRVAATKSLIEEVERLLGEESIWFSGGNGLPTHE, encoded by the coding sequence ATGAGTGCTGGGTTTGTGCATCTCCACGTACACTCCGAATACAGCGTGCTCGACGGGGCAAGCAAAGTGTACGAATTGATGGAGCGATGCAAGGAATACGGAATGCGCGCATGCGCCCTGACCGACCATGGGGCGATGTTTGGAGCGCTTGACTTCTACACGGCCGCAAAGAAGGCGAATGTGAAGCCGATTATCGGGTGCGAACTTTACGTGGCCAGGGGCAGCCGCTTCGACAAGACGGGGCGTTCGGCGGGCGCGTCGAACAATCACTTCCTGCTGCTGTGCGAAAACGAAGTGGGCTACCACAATCTTTGCAGACTGAGCTCGCTGGGTTTCCTGGAAGGCTTTCATTACAAACCACGCGTCGACCTCGAGCTGCTGGCTCGGTATAAAGAAGGCCTTATCGCGAGCAGCGCGTGCTTGGCCGGAGAGATTCCCCAAGCATTGTTGGCAGGCGACATGGATGCGGCCAACGAGGCCATCCGGAAGTACGTTGCCGTCTACGGACGTGACAACTTCTTGATTGAGTTGATGGACCACGGCCTTCCTGAACAGAAGAAGGTCAATCCGCTGTTGGCGGAGTTGGCGGAACATCACGGGCTTATGGTCATTGCGACCAATGACAGCCATTACACGGACAAACGCGATTCGGAGCCGCATGATGCGTTGCTGGCGATTCAAACCGGCTCCACACTCGACAAGCCAGACCGCTTCCGCTTCGAAACGCCGGAATTCTATTTCTGCAGCCCCGATGAGATGCGCGAGCGATTTAAGGAGTATCCGAAGGCCATCGAGAACACGGAGCTGGTGGCCGCGCGCTGCAACGTGGAACTCAAGCTGCACAGCCACCTCATCCCCCACTTCGATCCGCCGGAGGGATTCACGCGCGAAACTTATTTGCGGGAATTGGTGAAGCTCGGACTGGAGGACCGCTACGATGGCGCGCCATCGCCTGACCATGTCGCGCGCGCGGATTACGAATTGTCCGTGATTGAGCAGATGGGTTTTGTCGACTACTTCCTTGTTGTGTGGGACCTCATCAACTTTGCGCGCAGCAAAGGCATTCCAGTGGGCCCAGGACGCGGTTCGGGCGCAGGCAGTCTCGTGGCGTTTGCGCTCAAGATCACCAACATCGACCCGATACGGTACGGTCTTCTGTTTGAGCGCTTCTTGAATCCTGAGCGTGTCTCCATGCCGGACTTCGACCTCGACTTCTGCTACAACCGCCGAGGCGAAGTGATTGAGTACGCGCGCGCAAAGTACGGTGAAGACAATGTCTGCCAGATCATCACGTTTGGCAGAATGAAGGCACGTCAGGCAATCCGCAACGTGGGTCGCGTGATGGGAATGCCCTACGGCGATGTGGACCGCATTGCAAAGCTGATACCGGACGATCCTGCCGCCAAGGTGACGCTTGAGAAGTCTCTGAACGCCGAACCCGAATTGCAGCGCCTTGTGAAGGAGGATGCGCAAGTAAAACGTCTATGGGAGCTGGCCACGCGACTTGAAGGAACCGTGGGCAACGTAGGTACACATGCCGCTGGCGTTGTGATTTGCGACCAACCCCTGACGGACCACGTGCCACTCTTTAAAGCCGCGGACAGCGACACCGTCGCCACGCAGTTCGAAATGAAAGGCGTCGAGGAAGTCGGACTGCTGAAGATGGACTTCCTGGGCTTGCGCACACTGACCGTGGTTCACGATGCGGTCAAGTTTGTGAAGCAGAACCGCGCAATCGATATCGATATCGACAACCTTGAGCCCAACGACAAGAAGACGTATGCGCTTCTTCGTTCCGGGAAGACCATGGGCGTGTTTCAGCTTGAAAGTTCGGGCATGCGGGATCTTGCCAAGCGCATCGGGCTCCAGAGTCTGGAAGAAGTCTGCGCCCTTATTGCCTTATACCGCCCCGGTCCGATGCAGTTGAAGGACCAATACATCGACAGTAAGCACCATCCCGACAAGGTTCAGTACGATCACCCTGTGCTCGAGTCTATTCTCAAGGAAACCTACGGGGTTGCACTGTACCAAGAACAAGTGATGCAGATCGTGCAGGCCGCCGCGAAATTTACGCTCGGACAAGCCGATATTCTCCGCCGAGCCATGGGTAAAAAGAAGGCCGACCTCATGGCTGAGCAGCGCGACAAGTTTGTCGAAGGCTGTAAAGGCAACAATATCAGCGAAGAACTCGCGGATATGCTGTTCGGAAAGATTGAACAATTCGCGGGATACGGCTTCAACAAGTCGCACAGCATGGCGTACGCGTTCGTGGCGTATCAGACCGCCTTTTTGAAAGCCAACTATCCCGTCGAATTCATGGCAGCATTGCTCACGTCCGAAGCCGGCAACCTCGACAAGGTCGGGATCTACGTCGAAGAATGTCGCCGTCTCGGAATTGAAGTGCTGCCTCCGGATGTGAACTCCAGCTACGCGGGTTTCACGGTGGAAGGCGACCGCATCCGTTTTGGCATGGGAGCGATCAAGAACGTCGGCGAGGGACACGTCGAGGCCATCGTGAAGGAGCGCGAATCGGAAGGCCCCTACAGGGACATATTTGACCTATGCCGCCGCGTGGACTCGCGCGTAATCAACCGTCGCGTGCTTGAAAGCCTGAACAAGGCGGGCGCATTCGCCAGCACGCAATGGAACCGCCGTCAGGTGGAAATGGTGCTCGATAGCGCCATCAGCGAAGGGCAGCTAAGCCAGAAGGAACGCGAGGCTGGGCAGACTTCGCTGCTTGACCTGATGGGTGGAGGCACTTCCGAGACGCAGATGCATCAGAAACCGGATATGCCCGAGTGGGCAGAAAGCGAGCTACTTGCTTTCGAAAAGGAAATGCTCGGACTCTACGTTTCAAGTCATCCGCTCGCGCGCTACGCAAAGACGCTCGACCGATATTCCTCGCACAGCCTTGCGCAATTGCAGGACTTGCGCGACGGCACGGAAGTCGTCGTAGGCGGAATGATCAGTATCATCAAAAACCACGTCACCGCGCGCGGCGGCAAGAAAATGGCCTTCATCACACTGGAAACGCTCGAAGGCCCATGCGAGGTCACCATCTTTCCCGATCTCTACGAGACGAAGGCCGGTTTGATCGTCGCGGATATGCCCCTTCTGATTCCCGCACGGGTCAGTTTCAGAAATGACGAAGCAGGGCTTATCGCCAGCGATGTGGTGCCGATGGAAGAAGCCGAAGAGAAGCTTACGACGGCGACCCACATCCGTTTGACGACCATCGGTCTTGACGATGACACGTTAACGAAGCTGGCTAACGTGCTTGGCGCGCGTCCGGGTAAATGCGACGTGTATCTGCATTGCGTAACTCCCGAGCACGATGACGTTACGATTCACGCGACGAGCGCGTGCAGAGTGGCCGCGACAAAGTCGCTCATTGAAGAGGTCGAGCGTCTCTTGGGTGAGGAATCGATTTGGTTCTCAGGCGGCAACGGACTACCCACGCACGAATAG
- a CDS encoding carboxypeptidase-like regulatory domain-containing protein, whose amino-acid sequence MSLRFFARIAIVALCLGVLGCIIPVPIPGKEKVSDELFGRVIDAQTKAPIEGVKVRVVGYSDSDSEARKAHRPETTTDRDGKFHLPADQHFYLVSFHTPCPIYHFPPTGEHSSTLLLTHPDYETRRVSSFEYAPSGQRDFDIELAPVQ is encoded by the coding sequence ATGAGCTTGAGGTTCTTTGCCCGAATCGCAATTGTTGCGTTGTGTTTGGGTGTTCTTGGCTGCATCATTCCTGTCCCCATTCCGGGGAAAGAAAAGGTCTCAGACGAGCTTTTCGGACGAGTCATTGATGCCCAAACCAAGGCGCCGATTGAAGGGGTCAAGGTGCGGGTCGTGGGCTACTCAGACTCAGACTCTGAAGCTAGGAAGGCGCACCGTCCCGAGACTACCACTGACCGAGACGGAAAGTTCCATCTACCCGCCGATCAGCACTTCTACCTCGTGAGCTTCCATACGCCCTGCCCCATCTATCACTTTCCGCCCACGGGAGAACACTCGTCTACTCTACTTCTGACACATCCAGACTACGAGACTCGACGTGTCAGTTCATTTGAGTACGCGCCAAGCGGGCAAAGGGACTTCGACATAGAGCTTGCACCGGTGCAGTAA